In the genome of Arabidopsis thaliana chromosome 4, partial sequence, the window AGAGGTCTGTGATACAGAGCAGTTTTCGTagttggatttgtttttgagttatGGTGACAAAATGTCTTGAGCTGGACTGAGGTCTCTGTTTCAGTTAGAATTCTGTCATGCTTAATCTTTTCATAAGTCATAAATATTGGAATGCCTCATGTGATGCTTCTATGATATGACAAGTAGTAATTGTATTGAAAGTACCAAAActtatttataagttttgtaaagaaatgaaatcatTTGTTTACCGATCCAGTTGATCCAGTTTTCACTATTATACACAGGTAGAAACTGTTGATGACTACGATGAATACTGCCACTATGTTGCTGGGCTTGTTGGTTTAGGTTTGTCGAAACTCTTCCTCGCTGCAGGATCAGAGGTTTTGACACCAGATTGGGAGGCGATTTCCAATTCAATGGGTTTATTTCTGCAGGTACAACAATGTATTTTGAGGTGTacaatgtttcttcttcctcaaatcTTTTGCAATTTCGGACAATTTCTAtcattgaatgatttataaCACTGGTCTTATTtgcagaaaacaaacattatcaGAGATTATCTTGAGGACATTAATGAGATACCAAAATCCCGCATGTTTTGGCCTCGCGAGATTTGGGGCAAATATGCTGACAAGCTTGAGGTGCATACATACCACTCTCAAGCTCTCATCTTAGGTCTGATGTTACCCATATTGACTATTTTCTGACAGTGCCTTTTTGGtgatttgtaaattgtaatgtAGGATTTAAAATACGAGGAGAACACAAACAAATCCGTACAGTGCTTAAATGAAATGGTTACCAATGCGTTGATGCATATTGAAGATTGCCTGAAATACATGGTTTCCTTGCGTGATCCTTCCATATTTCGGTTCTGTGCCATCCCTCAGGTTAGAGAACGAAATATCACATAATTGTTAAGTCTTTAAACTTCACATTGAGAACtgtttatattgttttccTCTTCATATGGAATTAGGTATTCTCCTCTTTAACTACGTCTGCACTAATATAGAATGCCTTAGAAGTTAATATTGCTTTGCTTGGGTGTATTTTCTTGATTAGATCATGGCGATTGGAACACTTGCATTATGCTATAACAATGAACAAGTATTCAGAGGCGTTGTGAAACTGAGGCGAGGTAAGATGTTAAGCCTTAGAAATTATGTAGGCCAATCCCTAATTTCTATTTATGAGAAAGGAAAACCCGTTATCTTTTATTATCAACGAGCTTGAGAACGTGTAGTAGCTAGCCTTATTATCTGAAGGCTAATATCGCTGAACAACTATCTATTGTTTAGGTCTTACTGCTAAAGTCATTGATCGTACAAAGACAATGGCTGATGTCTATGGTGCTTTCTATGATTTTTCCTGCATGCTGAAGACAAAGGTAGTCATCAGTTCCATGTTTGTGATTAGTTTTTCACTCAGTTTCtgtttaaagaaaagaatcatatgTGAATTTTCTATCGACATATATGACATAGGTTGACAAGAACGATCCAAATGCCAGTAAGACACTAAACCGACTTGAAGCCGTTCAGAAACTCTGCAGAGACGCTGGAGTTCTTCAAAACAGGTACAGTCTTTTATTTAATCCCAAAAGCTGCATTAAATCCTCTCACTAAGAAACTGGTCACAAGCACCTATAACTAATCTTCCAAGTATTCTAGAATAGGATGATATTATCATAATCTTTCTTTCTGGTTGGGTTTCTGCTGAATCATTGTGTCTCTTCCTTTCAGAAAATCTTATGTTAATGACAAAGGACAACCAAACAGTGTCTTTGTAAGTTACATAGTTTCCCTTTTCCATATAAGTatctcatttttaaaaaaatacataaaacttATATTCTATATATTCTACCCGAAAATGCAGATTATAATGGTTGTGATTCTACTGGCCATAGTCTTTGCATATCTCAGAGCAAACTGAGTGATCCATGTAAGCGAGTCTGATTGTATCACCATCATTCAAGATGTTCAGAGCAAATTTGAGTGATGAAGTAATCTAGGTTGATTCTTATTCACGCCACTGAATCCTAAGCAAGATTGTTTCCAGAACAAACAGAGTTTAAGCATGGTTTAGTCTAAAACCATGGATTCTATTTTAGTTACTACCTTCGTTATCTAAACGTGCATTTgttcatctatttttattCCTTGTGTTTAaagttctttctttgtttagtTGCGTTTCTTCTTTCGTTCTCTTTTGGCATGTTTTAAGATTAATTTTACCAACAACAACCAGATAAAATCCAAATgcaataagaaagaaagaaaaatgacaaTCGAAGACtgaaatctcttctttctttttaggtCGGCAAAAAAGTCTCTTCAAagtatataaaacaaaaacatgaatcaagattagatttatctttttaacGTTAAGTGTGTAGCACGCGGCAAGCAATTTAAATGCAAAAATAGAACATAGTTGGACCAGTAACATGTATCACCGTGGCAAGCTTAAGAGCAAGGCTAATAGCGATTCTGTGGAAGTGCAAGGTATGCAAAGGCCGTGGGGTCTATTGATTTATTAATAGGGCCATATTTGTTGAATTATAGCACATGGCCTACCATTTTGTTCCCCAACAAATCCTCCATTGTTTCAAACGAGTTCTGttttttctcctctgtttctaaaAATGGGAAGCTTGAGTACGATTTTGAGACATCCGGATGAGTTATATCCGCTCTTGAAGTTGAAACTTGCGATTACGAAAGCTCAGAAGCAGATTCCACTTGAGCCACACTTAGCTTTCTGTTATTCAATTCTTCACAAAGTTTCTAAAAGCTTTTCTCTTGTTATTCAACAACTTGGCACCGAGCTTCGTAACGccgtatgtttttttttttttctatatatagcTATGTTACATTTTTAGTTACAGCAatatttcaaacattttctttgtttttattaggTGTGTGTGTTCTACTTGATTCTCCGAGCTCTTGATACTGTTGGTTAGTGCTTCATAACTATAGTATCCATATATTACCTTTGATTTGAtgagtcttcttctccaagtcttttggttttttaattCTTGATGATAGAAAAAGTTAGTATCATCTTCTCATATTTTTGCTACTACAGAGGATGACACAAGCGTACCAGTGGAGATCAAAGTTCCAATTCTGATAGCTTTCCACCGTCATATATACGATGGTGACTGGCATTTTTCATGTAAGTAATAAGAAGAGACTTTTCACATCTTAACCTTTCAGATgaaattcttttcttttaacttaATTACTCTTCATTCAATTTTAGGTGGTACAAAAGAGTATAAACTTCTAATGGACCAATTTCACCATGTTTCTGCAGCTTTTCTGAAACTTGAAAAAGGGTTAATTTGCTATATACAaattctgttctgttttttataaatgttctTGCTCATTTATTGATTGATCTACTGAATTTGGTGATactaattttatgttttgttttactaacttatatatacaaaaaaggTATCAAGAGGCTATTGAAGATATAACTAAAAGAATGGGTGCAGGAATGGCCAAGTTCATTTGCAAGGAGGTTTGTGATACACAGAATCTTTGTGAtgtagattttatttttttcagttttgaagTTAAGCATCAAAACTTCTGAAGAGCTGAACTTATTTGTGTATTGGACAGGTAGAAACAATTGATGACTATGATGAATACTGCCATTATGCTGCAGGACTTGTTGGTTTAGGTTTGTCAAAAATCTTCATTGCTTCGGAATTAGAAATACTGACTCCAGATTGGAAGCAGATTTCAAATTCTACAGGTTTATTTCTGCAGGTATTCATTACAATGGTATAATATTGACATGTACAAGGTTTCTTCCTCAAATGTTTTTTGCAATCTTTGAAGTCTTTTGTATGTTATATCTTATTTgctagaaaacaaacattatcaAAGATTATCTTGAAGACATTAATGAGAGACCAAAGTCGCGCATGTTTTGGCCTCGTGAGATTTGGGGAAAATATGTTGACAAACTTGAGGTACATAAACTTCACTCTCAAGCTCTCATCTGAAGatcttatattataaaaaacaaatgtgacTCTTTCTAATAATGTAGGACTTCAAAAATGAGGAGAAAGCTACAAAAGCAGTGCAGTGTTTGAATGAAATGGTCACTAATGCATTGAATCATGTTGAAGATTGTTTGAAATCCTTGGCTTCACTGCGTGATCCTGCAATATTTCAGTCTTGCGCCATCCCTCAggttagagaaaaaaaacaaaattcatccCCTCTAATCTAATATTTTACTCTGCTTCAAATATCAACCAGAGAAATGTTTATGTTGATGTGacattttctgtttatttggATTAGATCGTGGCGATTGGAACACTTGCGTTATGCTATAACAATGTACAAGTGTTTAGAGGTGTCGTGAGATTGAGACGAGGTAAAATGTTTTATCTTGGGATTGGTTTTCAATCTGACACAatttcatcatctgaatccCAAGGCTATTAACTTGTGAGTTATGTTCTATGTGAAAGATTATTTATTGACAAACAATTATATTGTGTAGGTCTAATAGCTAAAGTCATTGATCGCACAAAGACAATGGATGATGTCTACGGTGCGTTCTATGATTTTTCTTGCATGCTACAAACAAAGGTATGTATACGTTACTACATTTCCTGTGTATAGTGTTGGTAACTAGAAGATGAGATTGTATGTGTTTTAATATTAGGTTGACAATAACGATCCAAATGCTATGAAAACATTAAACCGACTCGAAACCATCAAGAAATTTTGCAAAGAAAATGGAGGACTTCACAAAAGGtagactgttttttttttggtttcttctagTTGTTCtatcaaataaaagaagatCCAAAGTCACTTGACCAATCTTGTCATGTTCATTTATTACGAGAATGATCTTATATGTTTTGGTTGAGGTTCTAATGaatctttttctgttttttcttcttaatgcTGGTCAGAAAATCTTATGTTAACGATGAAACACAATCCAAGGCTATCTTTGTAAGTTCAGATTTGTATCAGACTTCCATAGAAATTCTTTCATATATAGGATTAAGTTACTTATCCTCCTCCTCTAATCTACTCCTGAAATTGCAGGTTGTAATGTTTGTGCTTCTACTGGCCATAGTCGTTGTATATCTCAAAGCAAACCAATGTAAGTGACTCTGATTTTGTGAAGTCATCATGAACATAATTTCTAGCttttttgaaatgtttgatCAAATCTTGAATTGATAGTCTATTCAAGATTGTCTACGACTTCAACCGTCAAAATGTtctgttctttctctcttccttttcagttgttctgttttctcatttttatgAAGTTATAAATTCAACCATCATGCTCATAATGTTGGTTTTCCGGAATTCTTACTGAAGTTTAAGTTTGATAAATTGCAGAGTGATATTTAAATAATGCACTAACACACTTAAGCGTATGATCATTTGcgtaaatttgaaaaataatcaCTTCTTCATCAAGTTTCAAGGTTATCAAATGAAAGTAATTTGGacaaaaaatcacaaataagACCCGAAAAGAAGTGTATTCACATACGAAGATAAACAGAGATGTGGCGTTTACATcaaatgacaaagaaaatatccaaatccAATATGAAGATAATACCTAAAAACTGAACTCTTGTTCAAGTGGCATCACTATTAGATTCAGAACATGGCAGAAACCCGCATCAACTCTGATCCTCATGCATATGGACTTCTGTTTTAGCCCGtgaatcttttctttctttttcttctacagAACACACAACTCTTCTACAGAAGCAACTCAATTCCATAACCAACAAAGAACCATAATGTTACCTTCAAATTCTCAGAAAACTTCGGACACTTTGCTAGCAAGAACTCGTTCCCGTCTTTCAATGTACCCATAAGGGAACCAACCAGCTTTGCCTTTGCATTCACCTTCGGCCCATCCACTGCCTGTAACCTGGCAATGACAAATAGAGAAGTGGTATATCAAACAAACACTACTGAATAACCGTATTGGTTAATATGAATTAAAGGAGACTTTGTTGGTTTTTCTCATGTGGGAGTTGGTTTACTATCGAACCTTTCTAACAACAACGTATTCACCAGTTGATAAGCTGAGCTCGACATCTGTCACACCGTGATATGGGAACAAGACCTGAAAACGTTTTTAAAAAGGGAAATAATATGTTATAATGGCACATCAATGAGGACCAAAAGGAATCTAGATGTAGCCTGTCTTTTTGGTTCTCTAATCAAAAACAGTTTATGTACATCCAGTTCATACGTGGAGAACTTATAATCCAATTATCTCTTTGATACTTTTACTACCAATATAAACCAAAGTTTTAACTCTAAAAGGAAGGTATTAAAGACTGAAAAGCATACCTCTCCTAAGAAGTAACCCATGCTATCTGTTGACGTGTCATGCATCTGAGATGCAAACACTCCATTAGCTTCCTCATATGATGGAGGTGGCGGCATACTGTCTGCGCTTGAGGGAGTAGAGGGAGCTTCTATACGTTGCCTCTCAGATACCATCTGTAGGTTCAAGAATGTTCCATTTTGTCCTTAGTTGACTCATATAATGATGAACTGATTGTTCGACAAGAATACTATTATCACAGGAAACTGAAAGCTGTAAAACTAATGCACACCAACCTCTCCTTCGAGCTGATCAAGTATTTGGAGGACTCTTTGATGGTAGGCGCGTTCAGATTCAACCTGTGATCAGGAATGAAAAATACAGTTGTTACATATGGGTAAGTAAATCAAAGTTGACCTAGAAATGGATCTTGTAACCAATCGCACTACCATTGAAAGAAGTCGTTCAAGAGTCAATTTCTGTTGTTGATCTTCAACGGAAGCTAAAGCAGAAGCAGCTTCTTTCCCCAATATTGTCATATTTGATTTTAGGTCGTGAAGTTTTGCTTCAGCAGATTCCAGTTTCATCAAGATGTCAGGATTACCTTGAGACTCTCTCGCCTTTGCTTGGCGTCTGGCAACTTCTGTAGCCTGTTTGGATTAAAGCAGGCGCATAAGTAAAGTTCTATCATGCGAATAATAAAATGACTAGTTCTTGGAAGAGGAAAAAACCCATATTCTACTAACGGTAATTAA includes:
- the SQS1 gene encoding squalene synthase 1, producing MIRYVSTYKMVCVFYLVLRALDTVEDDTSIPTDEKVPILIAFHRHIYDTDWHYSCGTKEYKILMDQFHHVSAAFLELEKGYQEAIEEITRRMGAGMAKFICQEVETVDDYDEYCHYVAGLVGLGLSKLFLAAGSEVLTPDWEAISNSMGLFLQKTNIIRDYLEDINEIPKSRMFWPREIWGKYADKLEDLKYEENTNKSVQCLNEMVTNALMHIEDCLKYMVSLRDPSIFRFCAIPQIMAIGTLALCYNNEQVFRGVVKLRRGLTAKVIDRTKTMADVYGAFYDFSCMLKTKVDKNDPNASKTLNRLEAVQKLCRDAGVLQNRKSYVNDKGQPNSVFIIMVVILLAIVFAYLRAN
- the SQS1 gene encoding squalene synthase 1 (squalene synthase 1 (SQS1); FUNCTIONS IN: farnesyl-diphosphate farnesyltransferase activity; INVOLVED IN: sterol biosynthetic process; LOCATED IN: endoplasmic reticulum, plasma membrane, endoplasmic reticulum membrane; EXPRESSED IN: 26 plant structures; EXPRESSED DURING: 15 growth stages; CONTAINS InterPro DOMAIN/s: Squalene/phytoene synthase, conserved site (InterPro:IPR019845), Terpenoid synthase (InterPro:IPR008949), Farnesyl-diphosphate farnesyltransferase (InterPro:IPR006449), Squalene/phytoene synthase (InterPro:IPR002060); BEST Arabidopsis thaliana protein match is: squalene synthase 2 (TAIR:AT4G34650.1); Has 1469 Blast hits to 1468 proteins in 521 species: Archae - 28; Bacteria - 581; Metazoa - 114; Fungi - 174; Plants - 415; Viruses - 0; Other Eukaryotes - 157 (source: NCBI BLink).), with the translated sequence MGSLGTMLRYPDDIYPLLKMKRAIEKAEKQIPPEPHWGFCYSMLHKVSRSFSLVIQQLNTELRNAVCVFYLVLRALDTVEDDTSIPTDEKVPILIAFHRHIYDTDWHYSCGTKEYKILMDQFHHVSAAFLELEKGYQEAIEEITRRMGAGMAKFICQEVETVDDYDEYCHYVAGLVGLGLSKLFLAAGSEVLTPDWEAISNSMGLFLQKTNIIRDYLEDINEIPKSRMFWPREIWGKYADKLEDLKYEENTNKSVQCLNEMVTNALMHIEDCLKYMVSLRDPSIFRFCAIPQIMAIGTLALCYNNEQVFRGVVKLRRGLTAKVIDRTKTMADVYGAFYDFSCMLKTKVDKNDPNASKTLNRLEAVQKLCRDAGVLQNRKSYVNDKGQPNSVFIIMVVILLAIVFAYLRAN
- the SQS2 gene encoding squalene synthase 2 (squalene synthase 2 (SQS2); FUNCTIONS IN: farnesyl-diphosphate farnesyltransferase activity; INVOLVED IN: N-terminal protein myristoylation, sterol biosynthetic process; LOCATED IN: integral to membrane; EXPRESSED IN: 9 plant structures; EXPRESSED DURING: 4 anthesis, petal differentiation and expansion stage; CONTAINS InterPro DOMAIN/s: Terpenoid synthase (InterPro:IPR008949), Farnesyl-diphosphate farnesyltransferase (InterPro:IPR006449), Squalene/phytoene synthase (InterPro:IPR002060); BEST Arabidopsis thaliana protein match is: squalene synthase 1 (TAIR:AT4G34640.1); Has 1176 Blast hits to 1175 proteins in 496 species: Archae - 34; Bacteria - 579; Metazoa - 114; Fungi - 168; Plants - 163; Viruses - 0; Other Eukaryotes - 118 (source: NCBI BLink).), which translates into the protein MGSLSTILRHPDELYPLLKLKLAITKAQKQIPLEPHLAFCYSILHKVSKSFSLVIQQLGTELRNAVCVFYLILRALDTVEDDTSVPVEIKVPILIAFHRHIYDGDWHFSCGTKEYKLLMDQFHHVSAAFLKLEKGYQEAIEDITKRMGAGMAKFICKEVETIDDYDEYCHYAAGLVGLGLSKIFIASELEILTPDWKQISNSTGLFLQKTNIIKDYLEDINERPKSRMFWPREIWGKYVDKLEDFKNEEKATKAVQCLNEMVTNALNHVEDCLKSLASLRDPAIFQSCAIPQIVAIGTLALCYNNVQVFRGVVRLRRGLIAKVIDRTKTMDDVYGAFYDFSCMLQTKVDNNDPNAMKTLNRLETIKKFCKENGGLHKRKSYVNDETQSKAIFVVMFVLLLAIVVVYLKANQCK
- the SQS2 gene encoding squalene synthase 2, translating into MFCFTNLYIQKRYQEAIEDITKRMGAGMAKFICKEVETIDDYDEYCHYAAGLVGLGLSKIFIASELEILTPDWKQISNSTGLFLQKTNIIKDYLEDINERPKSRMFWPREIWGKYVDKLEDFKNEEKATKAVQCLNEMVTNALNHVEDCLKSLASLRDPAIFQSCAIPQIVAIGTLALCYNNVQVFRGVVRLRRGLIAKVIDRTKTMDDVYGAFYDFSCMLQTKVDNNDPNAMKTLNRLETIKKFCKENGGLHKRKSYVNDETQSKAIFVVMFVLLLAIVVVYLKANQCK
- a CDS encoding SH3 domain-containing protein (SH3 domain-containing protein; FUNCTIONS IN: clathrin binding; INVOLVED IN: biological_process unknown; EXPRESSED IN: 23 plant structures; EXPRESSED DURING: 14 growth stages; CONTAINS InterPro DOMAIN/s: Src homology-3 domain (InterPro:IPR001452); BEST Arabidopsis thaliana protein match is: SH3 domain-containing protein (TAIR:AT4G18060.1).); the protein is MDAIRKQASRLREQVARQQQHQKLEKLYISTRAAKHYQRDIVRGVEGYIVTGSKQVEIGTKLSEDSRKYGSENTCTNGNVLTRAALNYGRARAQMEKERGNMLKALGTQVAEPLRAMVLGAPLEDARHLAQRYDRMRQEAEAQATEVARRQAKARESQGNPDILMKLESAEAKLHDLKSNMTILGKEAASALASVEDQQQKLTLERLLSMVESERAYHQRVLQILDQLEGEMVSERQRIEAPSTPSSADSMPPPPSYEEANGVFASQMHDTSTDSMGYFLGEVLFPYHGVTDVELSLSTGEYVVVRKVTGSGWAEGECKGKAGWFPYGYIERRERVLASKVSEVF
- a CDS encoding SH3 domain-containing protein (SH3 domain-containing protein; CONTAINS InterPro DOMAIN/s: Src homology-3 domain (InterPro:IPR001452); BEST Arabidopsis thaliana protein match is: SH3 domain-containing protein (TAIR:AT4G18060.1); Has 30201 Blast hits to 17322 proteins in 780 species: Archae - 12; Bacteria - 1396; Metazoa - 17338; Fungi - 3422; Plants - 5037; Viruses - 0; Other Eukaryotes - 2996 (source: NCBI BLink).), which produces MDAIRKQASRLREQVARQQQAVFKQFGGGGYGSGLADEAELNQHQKLEKLYISTRAAKHYQRDIVRGVEGYIVTGSKQVEIGTKLSEDSRKYGSENTCTNGNVLTRAALNYGRARAQMEKERGNMLKALGTQVAEPLRAMVLGAPLEDARHLAQRYDRMRQEAEAQATEVARRQAKARESQGNPDILMKLESAEAKLHDLKSNMTILGKEAASALASVEDQQQKLTLERLLSMVESERAYHQRVLQILDQLEGEMVSERQRIEAPSTPSSADSMPPPPSYEEANGVFASQMHDTSTDSMGYFLGEVLFPYHGVTDVELSLSTGEYVVVRKVTGSGWAEGECKGKAGWFPYGYIERRERVLASKVSEVF